In Bacteroidota bacterium, a single genomic region encodes these proteins:
- a CDS encoding DPP IV N-terminal domain-containing protein — MKHHRWGVLPLLLLLIVPMLHAQRGATVRWSKDGNGFYTNDSTGIVLTSLPSQKRSIIIPQKALVPAGKDKPLVLRNYFFSADNKSLLIYTNTKRVWRYETRGDYWVLDIRAGKLRQLGEGLSPSSLMFAKFSPDGNSVAYVFERNVFVENVATGERKQLTQTDGSKKLINGTFDWAYEEELDCRDGFRWSPDGKRIAYWQVDANSVRDFLMINNTDSIYSFVVPVEYPKVGETPSPVRIGVVDAAGGDTRWMNVPGDPHQQYIPRMEWAGTTELVLQILNRKQNATTLMYADIKTGTCSAFYAEADTAWIDTKSNWNGGETTSWDWINGGKEFLWGSEKGGWRQLYRIGRDGKTERLVTPDPFDLISLTHVDESTGVVYFIASPDNATQRYLYRVPLNGKQSAQRVSPPDQEGTHSYDISPNGKFALHTFSNHYTPTAREWISLPSHKPLEPDSAISRKISAEAKKNSNIEFFRITTDDGVEVDGWMAKPHNFDRTKKYPVLFLVYTEPAGQTVVNRWGMGRLQHYSGDLAADGYIYMSLDNRGTPAPKGKAWRKAIYRKIGIVNIRDQAMAAKKVFEWPFIDTSRIALWGHSGGGSATLNLLFQYPDMYKTGISMAAVTNQLTYDNIYQERFMGIPQENREDFINGSPVTYAKNFQGNLLYIHGTGDDNVHYQNAELLINEMVKHNKQFQFMPYPNRSHGIGEGEGTRKHISTLFTNFLRQHCPPGGR, encoded by the coding sequence ATGAAACACCATCGCTGGGGCGTTCTGCCTCTTCTTCTGTTGTTAATCGTACCGATGCTGCACGCTCAACGCGGCGCGACGGTTCGCTGGTCGAAAGACGGCAACGGATTCTACACGAATGACAGTACAGGGATTGTGCTCACCAGCCTGCCTTCACAGAAGCGAAGTATTATTATTCCGCAGAAGGCCCTTGTGCCCGCGGGGAAGGATAAGCCGCTTGTGTTGCGCAACTACTTCTTCTCTGCCGACAACAAGAGCCTCCTCATTTACACCAATACCAAACGTGTGTGGCGGTACGAAACACGGGGCGACTATTGGGTTCTCGATATCCGGGCGGGAAAACTCCGGCAATTGGGTGAGGGACTTTCCCCATCGTCATTGATGTTTGCCAAATTCTCACCCGACGGAAACAGCGTTGCCTATGTTTTCGAGCGGAATGTTTTTGTCGAGAATGTCGCGACCGGCGAGCGGAAGCAGTTGACGCAAACCGATGGCTCAAAGAAACTCATCAACGGCACGTTCGATTGGGCATACGAGGAAGAATTGGATTGTCGTGACGGCTTCCGTTGGAGCCCCGACGGCAAGCGCATTGCCTACTGGCAGGTGGATGCCAATTCCGTCCGCGATTTTCTGATGATCAATAATACGGATTCCATCTATTCGTTTGTTGTTCCCGTGGAATATCCAAAAGTCGGAGAGACCCCCTCGCCCGTCAGGATTGGTGTTGTTGATGCTGCAGGCGGAGATACAAGATGGATGAACGTGCCGGGCGATCCGCATCAACAGTACATTCCGCGCATGGAGTGGGCCGGCACAACCGAGCTTGTTCTACAGATTCTGAACCGAAAACAAAACGCCACAACCTTGATGTATGCCGATATCAAGACAGGAACCTGTTCGGCGTTCTATGCGGAAGCAGACACGGCCTGGATTGACACGAAATCCAACTGGAACGGCGGGGAAACAACATCATGGGATTGGATCAACGGCGGGAAAGAATTCTTGTGGGGAAGCGAAAAGGGCGGGTGGCGACAACTCTACAGAATAGGGCGGGATGGTAAAACCGAAAGGCTCGTCACACCGGATCCGTTCGATCTCATCTCACTCACGCATGTTGATGAGTCGACGGGCGTTGTGTATTTCATAGCCTCCCCTGATAATGCAACGCAGCGTTATCTCTATCGTGTTCCGCTCAACGGTAAGCAATCAGCGCAAAGGGTTTCTCCGCCCGATCAGGAGGGAACGCACAGCTACGACATTTCGCCGAACGGCAAGTTTGCGCTTCACACATTCTCAAACCACTACACGCCGACCGCCCGTGAATGGATTTCGTTGCCCTCCCACAAACCGCTTGAGCCGGATTCCGCCATCTCCCGCAAAATCTCGGCGGAAGCAAAGAAGAACTCAAATATCGAATTCTTCAGAATTACGACTGATGATGGCGTTGAAGTTGACGGTTGGATGGCGAAGCCGCATAACTTTGATCGAACTAAAAAGTACCCTGTCTTGTTCCTTGTGTACACCGAGCCCGCCGGACAAACTGTTGTGAACAGGTGGGGAATGGGGCGGCTGCAGCACTATTCGGGTGACCTTGCGGCGGATGGGTACATCTATATGTCGCTCGACAATCGCGGAACTCCCGCTCCGAAGGGAAAAGCGTGGCGCAAGGCTATTTACCGCAAAATTGGCATTGTCAACATCCGTGATCAGGCGATGGCAGCAAAGAAGGTGTTCGAGTGGCCGTTCATTGACACGAGTCGAATTGCCTTGTGGGGTCATAGCGGAGGCGGTTCTGCCACATTGAATCTGCTTTTCCAATACCCCGATATGTACAAAACCGGAATTTCGATGGCGGCCGTTACGAATCAACTCACATACGATAATATCTACCAGGAACGCTTCATGGGAATCCCGCAGGAAAACCGTGAGGATTTCATCAACGGTTCACCGGTTACCTATGCGAAAAATTTTCAGGGCAACCTTCTGTACATTCACGGCACGGGAGATGACAATGTTCACTATCAGAATGCAGAATTGCTCATCAATGAAATGGTGAAACATAATAAACAATTTCAATTCATGCCCTATCCGAACCGCTCGCACGGCATTGGCGAGGGAGAGGGGACACGGAAACATATCTCGACGCTGTTCACGAATTTCCTCCGGCAACACTGTCCTCCCGGCGGCAGATAA
- a CDS encoding DoxX family protein: MLKSLNTYTDLGLLILRAGLGIMFMVAHGWPKLIEGPERWTRVGGAMKNLGIDFAPQVWGLLAGGTEFVGGLLLVIGLYVRPASIALAFVMVVASLSVFARAGSFMGNNAHPVEVGIAVLALVFLGAGRFSLDRKFNLL; the protein is encoded by the coding sequence ATGCTCAAATCATTGAACACATACACCGACCTTGGCCTGCTCATCCTCCGCGCCGGACTCGGCATCATGTTTATGGTTGCCCATGGTTGGCCGAAACTCATCGAAGGGCCTGAACGCTGGACGCGGGTCGGCGGCGCGATGAAGAACCTCGGCATCGATTTCGCCCCGCAAGTCTGGGGTTTGTTGGCGGGAGGTACTGAGTTTGTTGGCGGGCTGCTTCTCGTTATTGGCCTGTATGTCAGGCCTGCAAGCATTGCCCTTGCGTTCGTGATGGTTGTCGCTTCGTTAAGCGTTTTCGCAAGGGCGGGCTCGTTCATGGGAAATAACGCGCATCCGGTTGAAGTGGGTATCGCGGTTCTTGCTCTCGTTTTTCTTGGCGCGGGACGCTTCAGTCTGGACAGGAAGTTCAATCTCTTGTAG
- a CDS encoding heme-binding domain-containing protein — protein MKFLKIVFVLLAVAFVGAQFFRPPKNEDGDSHSGFLAKFAVPVDVEDILRTSCFDCHSNTTRYPWYAEIQPAGWFLNQHIVDAKRHLNFSQFDKYRVRLQHHKFEEIAEQVEAGEMPLASYTLLHWDAKLSAGERERLIAWADAQRKTLEEIYPDSLGF, from the coding sequence ATGAAATTTTTGAAAATCGTTTTCGTATTACTTGCGGTGGCGTTTGTCGGGGCACAATTCTTCCGTCCTCCAAAAAATGAGGATGGTGACAGCCATTCGGGATTTCTCGCGAAGTTTGCCGTTCCGGTAGATGTGGAAGATATTCTGCGGACTTCCTGTTTCGATTGCCACAGTAACACAACGCGCTATCCGTGGTACGCGGAAATTCAACCGGCGGGCTGGTTTCTCAATCAACACATCGTGGATGCAAAGCGTCATCTGAACTTTTCGCAATTCGACAAGTATCGCGTACGCCTGCAACATCACAAATTCGAGGAGATCGCCGAACAGGTGGAGGCGGGAGAGATGCCCCTTGCCTCATACACATTGCTGCATTGGGATGCCAAGCTATCGGCGGGAGAACGGGAACGACTCATTGCGTGGGCGGACGCTCAACGCAAGACTCTTGAGGAGATCTACCCCGATAGTCTCGGTTTTTAG
- a CDS encoding thiol-disulfide oxidoreductase DCC family protein: MTGFQGKNIILFDGVCNLCVGSVQFVLKRDTRNLFLFASMQSRSGQEMLRHFNLSADVFNSFLLIESGRVYHRSTAALRVVKNLGGAWPLLFCLFPVPRVVRDGVYDWIARNRYRWFGRKDECWLPTPELKNRFLD, encoded by the coding sequence ATGACCGGGTTTCAAGGAAAGAACATCATTCTGTTCGATGGCGTCTGTAATTTGTGCGTCGGGAGCGTGCAGTTTGTGCTGAAACGTGACACACGAAATCTCTTTCTGTTCGCTTCGATGCAAAGCCGGTCAGGACAGGAAATGCTTCGCCATTTCAATCTTTCCGCTGACGTGTTCAATTCCTTTCTTTTGATTGAAAGCGGGCGTGTGTATCACCGTTCAACGGCAGCGTTGCGGGTTGTGAAGAATCTTGGTGGCGCATGGCCGCTTCTATTCTGCCTCTTTCCTGTGCCCCGTGTTGTTCGAGACGGAGTGTATGATTGGATTGCCAGAAACAGATACCGATGGTTTGGTAGGAAAGATGAATGCTGGCTCCCCACCCCGGAGTTGAAAAATCGGTTTCTTGATTAG